One genomic segment of Oceanibaculum indicum P24 includes these proteins:
- the gpt gene encoding xanthine phosphoribosyltransferase yields the protein MTQAADKPFLVSWEELHRDARVLAWRLLEQGPFERIVAIARGGLVPAAVVARELEIRLVDTVCVASYDDAKALGKQGDMQVLKDVAGDGTGVLVVDDLVDSGLTAKLVRDMLPKAHIATVYAKPKGRPLVDTFVTEVSQDTWIYFPWDLGAQPVQPIVLGRKPR from the coding sequence ATGACCCAAGCTGCCGACAAGCCCTTTCTCGTCTCCTGGGAGGAACTGCACCGCGATGCGCGGGTACTCGCCTGGCGACTGCTGGAACAGGGACCGTTCGAGCGCATCGTCGCCATCGCGCGCGGCGGGCTGGTGCCGGCGGCGGTGGTGGCGCGCGAGCTGGAAATAAGGCTGGTCGATACGGTCTGCGTGGCCAGCTATGACGATGCCAAGGCGCTGGGCAAGCAGGGCGACATGCAGGTGCTGAAGGATGTGGCCGGCGACGGCACCGGCGTGCTGGTGGTGGACGATCTGGTCGATAGCGGCCTGACGGCGAAGCTGGTGCGCGACATGCTGCCGAAGGCGCATATCGCCACCGTCTACGCCAAGCCGAAGGGTCGGCCGCTGGTCGATACCTTCGTCACCGAGGTCAGCCAGGATACCTGGATCTATTTCCCCTGGGATCTGGGCGCGCAGCCGGTGCAGCCCATCGTGCTGGGGCGGAAGCCGCGCTGA